In Synechococcus sp. Nb3U1, one DNA window encodes the following:
- a CDS encoding DUF433 domain-containing protein, translating into MRLDRITINPDRLNGQPCIRNSRLTVRRVIELLALYPSREELLREFPELEDEDIQQALRFAASYLEDQVIELPDSDGTAA; encoded by the coding sequence GTGAGATTGGATCGCATCACTATCAATCCTGATCGCCTGAATGGACAGCCCTGCATTCGCAATTCGCGTCTCACTGTTCGGCGGGTGATAGAACTCTTGGCCCTCTATCCGAGTCGTGAGGAACTCTTGCGGGAGTTTCCTGAGCTGGAGGATGAGGATATTCAACAGGCACTCCGGTTTGCCGCTTCCTATTTAGAGGATCAGGTCATCGAGCTACCTGACTCAGATGGAACTGCTGCTTGA
- a CDS encoding putative 2-aminoethylphosphonate ABC transporter substrate-binding protein, with the protein MAIAQADKTINVYTALEDDQIAVYLPLFEKEHPDIKVNIVRDSTGVVTAKLLAEKDNPQADAIWGLAATSLLVADQQGLLEPYAPAGLDRILPEFRDSRNPPHWVGIDTYFSVFCVNTVELNKRNLPMPTSWADLTKPEYKGQIVMSNPASSGTGFLSVATLLQMKGEEEGWKYLDALHENIAQYMHSGSKPCRVAGAGEYVIGISFDFRAIRQKNEGQPIEAIFPSEGSGWEVEANALVKKAQIKDAAKTFLDWAISDAIMQEYAKSFPVTAAKTNVPIPAGYPADPVAQLFAGNDLNWAAANRERILEEWTKKYDVKSEPRS; encoded by the coding sequence TTGGCGATTGCCCAAGCCGATAAAACCATCAATGTTTACACTGCCCTCGAAGACGATCAAATTGCGGTGTATTTGCCCTTATTTGAAAAAGAGCACCCCGATATTAAGGTCAACATTGTGCGCGACTCCACCGGAGTGGTGACGGCCAAGTTGCTAGCGGAAAAAGACAATCCCCAAGCAGATGCCATCTGGGGTCTGGCGGCTACCAGTTTGTTGGTGGCCGACCAACAGGGCCTGTTGGAACCCTATGCCCCAGCTGGATTGGATCGCATCTTGCCCGAATTTCGGGACAGCAGAAACCCGCCCCACTGGGTGGGTATTGATACTTACTTTTCTGTCTTTTGTGTCAATACCGTTGAACTCAACAAGCGCAACCTGCCCATGCCCACCTCTTGGGCAGACTTGACCAAGCCGGAATACAAAGGTCAAATCGTCATGTCCAACCCGGCCTCTTCCGGTACGGGGTTCCTGTCGGTGGCCACTCTGCTACAAATGAAAGGGGAAGAAGAAGGCTGGAAATATCTGGATGCCCTGCACGAAAACATTGCTCAGTACATGCACTCCGGCTCTAAGCCCTGCCGCGTTGCCGGAGCGGGCGAGTATGTGATTGGTATTTCCTTCGATTTCCGGGCCATTCGCCAAAAGAATGAAGGGCAACCAATTGAAGCAATTTTCCCCTCCGAAGGATCTGGCTGGGAAGTGGAAGCCAATGCGCTGGTGAAAAAAGCCCAAATCAAGGATGCTGCCAAAACTTTCCTAGACTGGGCTATTTCCGATGCCATTATGCAGGAATATGCCAAGAGTTTCCCTGTAACTGCTGCCAAAACCAATGTGCCGATCCCAGCCGGTTACCCTGCCGATCCGGTGGCACAACTGTTTGCTGGCAATGACTTGAACTGGGCTGCTGCTAATCGTGAGCGCATCTTAGAAGAGTGGACGAAGAAATACGACGTCAAGTCTGAACCCCGTTCTTGA
- a CDS encoding TIGR03364 family FAD-dependent oxidoreductase, with product MFQSSADTRVDVAVVGAGIVGLAHALAAAKRGWRVAVFERHPYAVGASIRNFGMIWPIGQPQGSLLARALRSRAIWIEVAKQAGILIEACGSLHLAHRPDELAVIEEFVATRQEGGYDIQLLSPAETLQKSPAVVPEGLLGSLWSSTEMTVDPRQAIRQLPKYLAEQYGVKFHFGQVVTEINAPHLVAGGKTWQAEHIFVCSGADFETLYPQIFAESGITKVKLQMMRTAPQPNGFRIGPSLCGGLTLTHYEAFAHCSSLGSLKDRIQAETPHFPEWGIHVMVSQNVQGELTIGDSHEYGPNPEPFDRAFINQYILDYLKTFAQVPDFHITEFWNGVYPKIFGQTEWIYAPEAGVQIINALSGAGMTLSFGLAQEVVASLG from the coding sequence ATGTTCCAGTCTTCAGCAGATACCCGTGTGGATGTGGCCGTTGTCGGGGCCGGGATCGTCGGGTTAGCCCATGCTTTGGCAGCAGCTAAACGAGGCTGGCGGGTGGCGGTATTCGAGCGGCATCCCTATGCCGTCGGGGCTTCCATTCGCAACTTCGGCATGATTTGGCCGATTGGCCAGCCGCAGGGATCCCTTTTGGCAAGGGCACTGCGCTCCCGAGCGATCTGGATAGAGGTTGCCAAACAAGCTGGGATCCTGATAGAAGCCTGTGGCTCTTTGCATTTGGCCCATCGCCCTGATGAGTTGGCAGTGATTGAGGAGTTTGTGGCGACCCGCCAAGAGGGTGGCTACGATATTCAGTTGCTTAGCCCTGCCGAAACCCTTCAAAAAAGCCCGGCTGTAGTGCCAGAAGGATTGCTGGGATCCCTGTGGAGCAGCACCGAAATGACGGTGGATCCGCGCCAGGCAATTCGGCAGCTACCGAAATATCTAGCAGAGCAGTATGGGGTAAAGTTTCACTTTGGCCAAGTGGTCACCGAGATCAACGCACCCCACCTAGTGGCTGGCGGGAAAACTTGGCAGGCTGAGCATATTTTTGTTTGTAGCGGAGCCGATTTTGAGACCCTTTACCCGCAGATCTTTGCTGAGAGCGGCATCACCAAAGTTAAGCTCCAGATGATGCGTACTGCCCCGCAACCGAACGGGTTTCGCATTGGCCCTTCCCTTTGTGGTGGCCTGACACTGACCCACTACGAAGCTTTTGCCCATTGTTCCAGTTTGGGATCCCTGAAAGACCGCATCCAAGCAGAAACACCCCACTTTCCAGAATGGGGGATCCACGTCATGGTGTCGCAAAATGTGCAGGGAGAACTCACCATCGGGGACTCTCACGAATATGGCCCCAACCCTGAACCCTTCGACCGCGCCTTTATTAACCAATACATTCTCGATTACCTAAAAACCTTCGCCCAGGTGCCGGATTTTCACATCACCGAGTTTTGGAATGGAGTTTACCCGAAGATTTTTGGGCAAACAGAATGGATCTATGCGCCAGAAGCAGGGGTGCAGATCATCAATGCCCTCAGTGGCGCTGGGATGACCCTCTCCTTTGGGCTGGCGCAAGAGGTGGTCGCATCTCTGGGATGA
- a CDS encoding Uma2 family endonuclease: MGWRKRWSHLWDEPDYTDAIRLGSRVPLLSAMTRLDDHPPLLKEEIPDEILLPPSNLDSDEPPLESDLHRQQIDLLIRLLHYWWHDRQDFYISGNLTVYYNTQQLKTRDFRGPDVFVVLGTEKKDRRSWAIWDEGGQYPNVVIELLSSSTAKVDKGAKKTLYQDIWRLPEYYWFDPHTLEFAGFRLVESRYQEIPPDSAGHLPSEQLGLKLGIHEGKLRWFTAEGQLIPLPEEAERQRAEQERQRAEQEYQRAEQERQAKEQTQEQLERLKVFMRSQGLDPEQL, encoded by the coding sequence TTGGGCTGGCGCAAGAGGTGGTCGCATCTCTGGGATGAACCCGACTATACTGATGCCATTCGCCTTGGATCCCGTGTCCCACTTCTATCAGCCATGACTCGTCTGGATGACCATCCCCCCCTATTGAAAGAGGAGATCCCTGACGAGATCCTGCTGCCTCCCAGCAATTTAGACAGTGATGAGCCACCCTTGGAATCTGATCTTCACCGTCAGCAGATCGATCTGTTGATTCGGCTCTTGCACTATTGGTGGCACGATCGTCAGGACTTTTATATTTCTGGCAACTTGACCGTCTACTACAACACCCAGCAACTCAAAACACGAGATTTTCGCGGGCCGGATGTGTTTGTGGTCTTAGGAACTGAAAAAAAAGATCGACGCAGCTGGGCCATTTGGGATGAAGGAGGGCAGTATCCCAATGTGGTGATTGAGCTGCTGTCGAGTTCCACAGCCAAGGTGGACAAAGGTGCCAAGAAAACCCTCTATCAAGATATCTGGCGGTTGCCGGAGTATTACTGGTTCGATCCTCACACCTTAGAATTTGCTGGGTTCCGTCTAGTCGAGAGTCGTTATCAAGAAATCCCCCCAGACTCGGCGGGGCATCTTCCCAGCGAGCAACTGGGGCTAAAGCTAGGGATTCATGAGGGGAAACTGCGTTGGTTTACGGCTGAAGGGCAGTTGATCCCCTTGCCTGAGGAGGCCGAACGGCAACGAGCTGAACAAGAACGGCAGCGAGCTGAGCAAGAATACCAACGAGCCGAGCAAGAACGGCAAGCTAAAGAGCAAACTCAGGAACAGCTCGAGCGGCTTAAAGTCTTCATGCGCTCTCAAGGATTGGATCCAGAGCAGCTCTGA
- a CDS encoding DUF3368 domain-containing protein: MAGIGHLCPLDGWGPTADGGHSRREPARTRSPAASVALVRHHSVRGYCKSLRPAGVNGTLGLLIWAKQQGTVSNLKEQLDALQTEGKFRLGKQVYKEAFRRVWELSTLERAVLHWLLIRAALDPILESA; the protein is encoded by the coding sequence ATGGCAGGAATTGGGCACTTGTGTCCGCTCGACGGGTGGGGGCCTACGGCTGACGGTGGGCACTCCAGAAGAGAACCAGCGCGCACTCGATCGCCTGCGGCAAGTGTTGCGCTAGTTAGACATCACTCTGTCCGTGGGTATTGCAAAAGCCTCCGGCCCGCTGGCGTGAACGGTACTTTGGGACTTTTGATTTGGGCGAAGCAGCAAGGTACTGTTTCTAACTTGAAGGAACAACTTGATGCCCTGCAAACTGAAGGCAAGTTTCGTCTTGGCAAACAAGTTTATAAAGAGGCGTTCAGAAGAGTTTGGGAGTTGTCGACGTTAGAAAGGGCTGTATTGCACTGGTTGTTAATCAGAGCTGCTCTGGATCCAATCCTTGAGAGCGCATGA
- a CDS encoding histidinol-phosphate transaminase, translating to MCALQYLRPDLLHLKPYDAVLPQAADKLDANEFPLDWPIGFKQKLSLLWEKGIPSNRYPDANHHGLKQAIAVYAGADPTQISVGNGSDELIRSLLIATCLGGRGSILVPEPTFSMYAILAGSLGIPVVRVGRDADTFALDPDLCNLALAEHPIRVVCLVDPNSPTGNGLSEAEWAWIETLPPEILVILDEAYFEFSQHTALPKLSDHPNWVILRTFSKAFRLAAHRVGYAIGHPQLIQVLESIRLPYNLPAISQWAVQIALEHAEEFLADLPLLRQERETLYTALQQLPGVRVWPSQANFLYLRVEGRDPQHLQREWQELGTCVRSTGGGLRLTVGTPEENQRALDRLRQVLR from the coding sequence ATGTGTGCCTTGCAATATTTGCGCCCTGATCTGCTTCATCTCAAGCCTTACGATGCTGTGTTGCCTCAGGCTGCGGACAAATTGGATGCCAATGAGTTCCCGTTGGATTGGCCCATTGGCTTTAAGCAGAAGCTCTCCCTGCTCTGGGAAAAAGGGATCCCCAGCAACCGTTACCCTGATGCCAACCACCACGGCCTCAAGCAAGCCATTGCTGTCTATGCCGGCGCGGATCCCACCCAGATCAGCGTGGGCAATGGATCAGATGAGCTGATTCGCTCGCTGTTGATCGCGACCTGTTTGGGTGGGCGGGGCAGCATTTTGGTGCCAGAACCCACCTTTTCCATGTACGCAATCCTGGCCGGGAGCTTGGGGATCCCGGTGGTGCGGGTGGGGCGGGATGCGGATACCTTTGCCCTGGATCCAGATCTGTGCAATCTAGCGCTAGCCGAGCATCCGATTCGGGTGGTGTGTTTGGTGGATCCCAACTCTCCCACAGGCAATGGCCTCAGCGAAGCTGAGTGGGCCTGGATTGAAACCCTGCCCCCTGAGATCCTGGTCATTTTGGACGAAGCCTATTTTGAATTTAGCCAGCACACTGCTCTGCCTAAGTTGTCAGATCATCCAAATTGGGTGATCCTGCGCACCTTCTCCAAGGCCTTTCGTTTGGCAGCCCATCGGGTTGGCTACGCCATCGGCCATCCCCAGTTGATTCAAGTGCTGGAGTCGATTCGTCTGCCCTACAACCTACCCGCCATTTCTCAATGGGCCGTCCAGATCGCCTTGGAACATGCCGAGGAGTTTCTGGCCGACTTACCCCTTTTGCGCCAAGAACGAGAAACCTTATACACCGCTCTGCAGCAGTTACCTGGGGTACGAGTATGGCCCAGCCAGGCGAACTTTTTGTACCTGCGGGTGGAGGGGCGGGATCCCCAACACCTGCAACGGGAATGGCAGGAATTGGGCACTTGTGTCCGCTCGACGGGTGGGGGCCTACGGCTGACGGTGGGCACTCCAGAAGAGAACCAGCGCGCACTCGATCGCCTGCGGCAAGTGTTGCGCTAG
- a CDS encoding putative bifunctional diguanylate cyclase/phosphodiesterase, whose translation MQSAKLSSLWLYRTLAKVPALRRSYQFKIMLVAFLGTHVPLLTLLAFFILSNPLPLAQATGILLIALLATLVGTVLTLLALHFLLAPVSVTSTALQDYLKSNTVPYLPTGFRDAVGILMANTGITLRKLDRLIRQMANYDELTGLPNATNLRTQLQQLLAVARLRQRCVVVLALGLEGIPDISTTWGSEARDRLIREVAQRLSLPLQETDLLAHTAPDLFNVVRADLYSDEGIALLAQALIACFDQPFLIGSHPAYVGVNVGISLFPNDGQTPEQLLQNAEAALQHARQEGRNQKRFFSPELRQLSQERLSLEGDLRQAIEQGQLLLHYQPRIDLETGRILAAEALIRWQHPQLGMVSPARFIPIAEETGLILPIGEWVLRTACEQCRVWKQAGLPPIRIAVNVSAVQLEQQSLTDLLAQVLQDTGLTPEQVEIELTESILMGDMQRAVQVLQQLRQRGSTIALDDFGTGYSSLSYLSRLPFDTLKIDQSFTRALTTQAEVAVIVKAIVAMAKSLGLRITAEGVETVEHLHFLSQLGCHEAQGYFISRPVSAASMTHFLENPPLALKNLQTT comes from the coding sequence ATGCAATCTGCCAAACTGTCCAGCCTTTGGCTCTATCGCACCCTGGCTAAAGTTCCGGCCCTGCGCCGCAGCTACCAGTTCAAGATCATGTTAGTGGCTTTCTTGGGCACGCATGTCCCGTTGCTCACCCTGCTGGCCTTTTTTATTCTCAGTAATCCCTTGCCCCTAGCCCAAGCCACCGGGATCCTTTTGATTGCTCTGTTGGCCACATTGGTGGGTACTGTTCTTACCCTGTTGGCTTTGCATTTTCTCTTGGCCCCGGTGAGCGTTACCAGTACCGCCCTGCAGGACTATCTCAAAAGCAACACCGTACCCTATTTGCCCACCGGGTTTCGAGATGCTGTCGGGATCCTGATGGCCAATACCGGCATTACCCTACGCAAGCTCGACCGGCTGATCCGGCAAATGGCCAACTACGACGAACTTACCGGCTTGCCCAATGCCACCAACCTCCGCACCCAGCTCCAACAACTGTTGGCTGTCGCTCGCTTGCGCCAACGCTGTGTTGTGGTTCTTGCCCTTGGCCTAGAAGGGATCCCAGACATCAGCACTACCTGGGGAAGCGAAGCCCGAGATCGCCTGATCCGCGAAGTAGCTCAACGCCTATCCCTTCCCCTACAAGAAACCGACCTATTGGCCCATACCGCCCCAGACCTCTTCAACGTGGTACGTGCCGATCTGTATTCTGACGAAGGAATTGCTCTGCTGGCCCAAGCTCTGATCGCCTGTTTTGACCAACCTTTTCTGATAGGCAGCCATCCTGCTTACGTTGGGGTGAATGTGGGCATTAGCCTCTTTCCCAACGATGGCCAAACCCCGGAGCAACTGTTACAAAATGCCGAGGCCGCTCTGCAACATGCCCGCCAAGAAGGACGCAATCAAAAGCGGTTTTTCTCGCCAGAACTTCGACAACTTTCACAAGAGCGTCTCAGCCTAGAAGGCGATCTCCGCCAAGCAATCGAACAAGGACAACTGCTGCTGCACTATCAACCGCGCATCGATCTAGAAACGGGACGTATCCTAGCAGCCGAAGCTCTGATCCGTTGGCAGCATCCCCAGTTGGGCATGGTCTCCCCAGCCCGATTCATTCCGATTGCGGAAGAAACAGGTTTGATCTTACCCATTGGTGAGTGGGTGCTCCGAACCGCTTGTGAGCAATGTCGGGTCTGGAAACAGGCAGGCTTACCCCCAATCCGTATAGCGGTGAATGTCTCAGCTGTACAACTAGAACAACAATCCCTCACAGATTTGCTAGCTCAAGTGCTGCAAGACACGGGTTTGACACCCGAACAAGTAGAGATTGAGCTAACCGAGAGCATCCTCATGGGAGATATGCAGCGGGCAGTACAGGTGCTTCAACAGCTGCGTCAACGGGGATCCACCATTGCTCTGGATGACTTTGGCACGGGATATTCTTCCCTCAGCTACCTGAGCCGCCTCCCCTTCGACACCCTCAAAATCGACCAATCCTTCACCCGCGCCCTCACCACTCAAGCGGAGGTAGCTGTGATTGTCAAAGCAATCGTCGCCATGGCCAAAAGTCTAGGGTTACGGATTACGGCGGAAGGAGTAGAAACTGTCGAACATCTGCACTTCCTTTCCCAATTGGGCTGTCACGAAGCACAGGGCTATTTCATTTCCCGACCAGTTTCTGCAGCCAGCATGACCCACTTTTTGGAAAACCCACCCCTGGCTCTCAAGAACTTGCAAACTACCTAG
- a CDS encoding CsbD family protein — MNIENRIEAAAKNIEGKIQEAVGELTGDEKQKLEGQAKQAEASAQHAKEDVKDAVKEGIDNLLG; from the coding sequence ATGAACATCGAAAATCGGATTGAAGCTGCCGCTAAGAACATTGAAGGCAAGATCCAAGAGGCGGTTGGCGAACTGACTGGGGATGAAAAACAGAAACTAGAAGGCCAAGCCAAGCAAGCAGAAGCCTCAGCCCAACATGCCAAAGAAGATGTAAAAGATGCCGTCAAAGAGGGTATCGACAATTTACTCGGTTGA
- a CDS encoding alpha-amylase family glycosyl hydrolase, with protein sequence MDPQTDIVEVSSASQDLEFLYTRDVEFRQETLYFLVVDRFFDGDPDNSEGPNPELYDPERQDWGKYWGGDLQGVIDKLDYLQQMGITAIWLTPLFEQVERLFIESAAMHGYWTKDFKRLNPRYIGKGEDPSLNNPKPTVFDRLIEELHKRKMKLVLDIVCNHSSPDTGGVKGQLFDDGKLIADFNNDVNNWYHHYGEVTNWEDEWQVQNCELAGLATFNENNPDYRNYIKSAIKQWLDRGVDALRVDTVKHMPIWFWQEFNADIQTHKPDVFIFGEWIYSGPEVEASLQFANCSGMTILDFGLCVAIRAALGQGAAGGFHVIDDIIAKDYRYNGATELITFIDNHDMCRFQTLNPDPEMLRVAVAIIMTSRGIPCLYYGTEQYLHNDTDGGNDPYNRPMMEHWDPDSPLYRQIRLLSGLRRLNPAVSLGSQWRKYLTEDVWCYSRRYRDSRCFVALNRGEATQLEHVETEFPDGEHTCILTRQKFTVKEGAIHGLELATRGVIVLSHVGERVKGQVIVRAQLNGVNTQPGEWIVVIGDCPELGNWDMAKGYPLEYINANTWFGEIPFNESAGKAIAYKYVLLREGRSPIWENLVARRWLLASEGIVKWRDQWAA encoded by the coding sequence ATGGATCCCCAGACTGACATTGTAGAGGTTAGCAGTGCTTCTCAAGATTTAGAGTTTCTCTACACCCGTGATGTCGAATTTCGCCAAGAGACCCTTTACTTTTTAGTGGTGGATCGCTTCTTTGATGGGGATCCCGACAATAGTGAAGGGCCAAACCCAGAACTGTATGATCCCGAACGACAGGATTGGGGCAAGTATTGGGGTGGAGATCTCCAGGGGGTGATCGACAAGCTGGACTATCTGCAGCAGATGGGGATCACCGCCATTTGGCTCACCCCGTTGTTTGAGCAGGTGGAGCGATTGTTCATCGAAAGTGCCGCCATGCACGGCTATTGGACAAAAGATTTCAAGCGACTGAATCCTCGCTACATCGGCAAAGGGGAGGATCCCTCCCTCAACAACCCTAAGCCCACAGTGTTTGATCGGCTGATCGAGGAACTGCACAAGCGCAAGATGAAGCTAGTGTTGGATATCGTCTGCAACCACAGCAGCCCCGATACGGGCGGAGTGAAGGGGCAGTTGTTCGACGATGGCAAGCTCATCGCTGACTTTAACAATGATGTCAACAACTGGTATCACCACTACGGTGAGGTCACCAACTGGGAAGACGAGTGGCAGGTGCAAAACTGCGAATTAGCCGGGTTAGCCACCTTTAACGAAAACAACCCTGACTATCGCAACTACATCAAATCGGCCATTAAGCAATGGCTGGATCGGGGTGTAGATGCCCTGCGAGTGGATACCGTCAAGCACATGCCCATCTGGTTTTGGCAGGAGTTTAATGCCGATATCCAGACCCATAAGCCGGATGTATTCATCTTTGGGGAGTGGATTTACAGTGGCCCAGAGGTGGAGGCATCGCTGCAATTTGCCAACTGTTCCGGCATGACCATCCTGGATTTTGGCCTCTGTGTGGCCATTCGGGCAGCATTGGGACAGGGGGCTGCTGGTGGCTTTCACGTCATCGACGACATCATCGCCAAAGACTACCGCTACAACGGGGCCACGGAGCTGATCACCTTTATCGACAACCACGACATGTGTCGCTTCCAAACCCTCAACCCCGATCCGGAGATGTTGCGGGTGGCGGTGGCGATCATCATGACCAGCCGCGGGATCCCTTGCCTTTACTACGGCACCGAGCAATACCTGCACAACGACACTGATGGCGGCAACGATCCCTACAATCGCCCGATGATGGAACACTGGGATCCCGACTCGCCCCTCTATCGGCAAATTCGCCTGTTGTCGGGGTTACGCCGCCTCAACCCGGCTGTGTCCCTAGGCAGCCAGTGGCGCAAATACCTCACCGAGGATGTCTGGTGCTATAGCCGTCGCTATCGAGATAGCCGCTGCTTTGTCGCCCTCAACCGAGGCGAAGCCACCCAGCTGGAGCATGTGGAAACCGAATTCCCTGACGGGGAGCACACCTGTATTCTTACCCGCCAAAAGTTCACCGTCAAAGAGGGAGCCATTCACGGCCTAGAATTAGCCACCCGTGGCGTCATCGTTCTCAGCCATGTGGGGGAGCGGGTGAAAGGGCAGGTGATCGTGCGGGCCCAACTGAACGGGGTGAACACCCAACCCGGCGAATGGATCGTGGTGATTGGGGACTGCCCAGAATTGGGGAACTGGGACATGGCCAAGGGCTACCCGCTGGAATACATCAACGCCAACACCTGGTTTGGGGAGATCCCCTTCAACGAGAGTGCCGGCAAGGCCATCGCCTACAAATATGTACTGCTGCGGGAGGGACGATCTCCTATCTGGGAAAATCTGGTGGCCCGCCGCTGGTTGCTGGCCTCGGAGGGGATTGTCAAATGGCGGGATCAATGGGCAGCTTAA